The genomic stretch GTAAATGACAGTCATTGTCATGCGTGCCCTTTCTGattgatttctttttataaaattataaaatgatcATATTAGTTATAGCTTTCTAGTTAAACAACTGATAAAAAAGGTAGAACTtgaaaatcaatcatatgaagaaGACATACACAATTCAGACTCTCTTGTAATAAGTACTGGTGTAGAACTtgaaaatcaatcatatgaagagGATATACACAATTCAGGCTCTCTTGTAATAAGTACTGGTGAAAACAAGTAATTGCACACGAAGCATGATTAGGAGAATCTCAGTTGTGTTAGACAATAACTAAAGAATCGTTACATCAAAGCACATCTAGAACTTATTACAAGGATATCCACTTTTTCACATTAATAAGCACCTATTAACCCAAAATGGTAATAAACAGAGACATTACAAGCATGTTGGTAGAGTAAATGCATTTTGAAGGTTATCAAAGAAGAATACCTACATAAAAAGTTTTATTGCTTAATGATTCATTCTGCAAAGGCAAAATGTACCTGGAAATGACCAGCAAGGCGTCTATACTGCCCAAAGAGGTAGCCCATTTCCCTCGGGCCAACACCCATATCTTCTGAAGGAAGATCCTACATAAACATTGTAAACAAACATGACTTACATGTCCAGTTTGTTTGACTGATGACACTTGAATTATAATTATGCTTCAACTACCTCATCAGGACCCAAATATTTATATAGTTCATCCATAAAGCTCTGACAAAATCGCATGATCTGCTAGAATGTGTCATATACTTGTAAAGATAATGTAAAATGTAAACAAGACATGAATGCATAACAGAACTCAACGTAAGAGTTACCTCAGTTTCACTTTTTCCCATTGGATCAAAATCACTTCCTCCCCCAGCACCTCCAAGCTTAAATGGAGATAAAGCATTCCTTAAGGTCTGCACAAAAAAAGAGTCAAtagttggtaatgtcagaatataCTCATCAGAAATCAACCAAGATTCTTAATTAGTGAAGCATGTTTTCCAACAGACAATATGAACATCAACTCTGCTATTATTATAATGACCTCAAGAAAACACCAATCAGGGAAAACACTTAGAAAGCAATATCTactatgcataataatattaattaagatTAGAAAAGTAAGAGCAGCACCATCCAATAACAGAATCAGGCAGCATATGTGCATGACTGCATGTAAAAAGAAAAGCTGCTAAAGAAGTCCTTACCTGTTCAAAACCTAGAAATTTTGCAATACTTAAGTTCATTGAGGGATGAAAACGAAGGCCACCCCTACACGGACCCAGCGCCTGGCTAAACTGCACTCGGAAGCCTCGGTTAACATGGGTCTCTCCCCTGTCATCAACCCAAGGCACTCGAAATATGAGTGCTCGTTCGGGTTCTAATAACCGTTCCAGGATGTGAACATACCTGACAACAGAATTCAATGCTTACAATAAATAACATTGGTTAAAAGGTGTCATTGAAAATCTAGTTATCTCATGTACATAGAAACATACTTGTGAATGTTCAAAGATGACACTTACTGAGAGTTTTTCACCAACACAGGTTCTAAAGAATGAACCACCTCTTGTACAGACTGTATAAACTCAACTTCATGAGGATCCCTTCTCAAAACTGACTCAAGAACCGAACTAGCAGATTTCGACATTAATGCTATGTTCCAAGAAACATTTGCAAGCAACAAACCCACATTTAGTACAACAAATAATGAAGATTCAGGCGGATAAGATCAAAGAAAAAACATTAGATCTTAGATAGATCCTAGACTTAATCATTAAAAGCTTATAATTTTATCTattgaataacaaaaaaaatggtCCAACCAGAAAATTACTCACAATTGAAAATATCCTTAGCATTACTTCCAGAGTTTGTGACCTAAGTTCCACACACTTATGACATAGCATTAATAATGTTGACCAACATAGATTTTAAGCACCTATGTCCAAGAACCCAACACATTATCAACTATGAAGATTCATAGAGAGATTTGGAACATTCTAGTAAACATCCTTTGTTGAAGTGTGATATCTAAGAGTTTTAAGTTCAAAGAACAACTAGAATGATATTCCAGAACTATACGTGATAGCAGAGAGATATGAAGATGTCGATGGTAAGAACAGGTGATCTGACATTTCAGGAACTTTTCcaagcatgattttttttttcttaagacgAAAACACAAAGTAAGTCCATTGCCTCAAGAATCTAGACCGTAGCACTGCCCagcaaaaaatatcaaataatgatatcaataccAATTTAGACAACAAATGGCTGAAGGGGCATTGGAGAATCAATGATGATAAGAAAAAGTGACATGTGGTAAACGACATACTAACCTTTAACATAAACAGATTTCTCAATGACCGGGAGACCCTTATCCTTAGATGCCATCTGGAGCCGAAGAGCCTCCTTATGTAGCAAGCTGTTGTTATGCTCTTCCAGTGCACTCATTTGCATATTTCTACTTCCCTCATTTCCATACGGGTTCCTCCTGTGCTTCCTTCCATACTCTCTGCAAACCGAGCAAAAAATCCTTGTCGTGCCCTCATGTACATCTACATAAGCCCACTTGTAGGTATCTGCCCACTCCTCCCTCCACTTCTTCACtaccttcttctttctctttccctgcggCACCTTCACTAGCTGCTGCTGACCCTGACTGGGAACTTGAGAGGCCAAAAGAAGCTGCTTGTGATCTTCTTGCTCCTGGGGAGCAGAAGATTCCTGTGTGGGCACGCCAACAAGGGTGGTGCTGGAGAAGGAAGGGTCATCATCCCCAGGGCCTATCTCCAAGTCGATTTCTTCCCCGATCCCTCTCACGACCATACGATGGCTCGTGGACCGGGCCTGGGATTGCCGAAGGAGGGTGATCTCGTCGATCGTAGAATTCATGTCCAAACACCTTTCTGGTTACCAGAATTCATTCCAAGAGATTTGCCTACATAACAAATCTACCTACATCCAGCAAGACCCTCTTTTTTTCTTGCAGCATATGGGTATATCGGAATAGAAACCCTAGCTATATAATCAACAAAGCCACTTTCATCCATTTGTCACACGGAATGGTTTCAAGTCCAGAACAAAACCCGACTGCATTGCTACAATAAACATCCTAGAAAATATTAGTGACTTCGCCACTTGTGTTCTCCGTGGACAGAACTGCCTCCAACATCGGTGGCTATTCTTGAAAAGAAGAGCAGGGAAGAACAGATCAAGAACCGTAACCAGTATCTGATCTTAGGAAACAAAATCAAAATACAGGAAATTAAAATTCTGTCTTTGCACTAAATCTCATCCATCGAATCGAAAACCCTTGCTCgaggagaggaaaaagaaaagaaaagaataaagcaAAGAGTTTGATCTCGCCAGCGGAGTTGAGGAGACCCTAAACGATCGAGCGGTGAATCGAAAGAAAACGGAAGAAAGTCGAGGTTGCGAGAGCAGATCGTTGGCGCACTCGGCGAGATGTGCACCTCCTCTGCTGCTAGAGGTGCAGCGCCAGTAGTAGAAAACTTCACCCGCGATGCGGCTTTCCTCTGATAAGCTCCATCCGCTTTCTCTCTCTCGCTTCGCTCACTCGAAGCTCGTTTCGCATCCACAAAGAAGTGGGGGGTGGGGGTGGCTGCGTGCGCGTCCGGGTCATCACCAATTCGCATCGAGTTCCGCAGGGATCCTCGTGCTAAGGGAGGGTGACGTACGGAGAACAGTATGCGGACGTTGGCTTGAGCGTCGGCCGTTTAAATGGAGCGGATCGATCTAACGATCGCACTAATTTTGTACTGATGCAGTGGAAGCTGCGTTGACTAGTCAAACGACGCTGCTGATGTGATCCGACAGTGGAAGCTGCTGCGTCTTCCGTGGCTGTTTGGGCCGCTGTCGCTATGGGCCGACCCGACCGTCGACGTGAATTCGATTAAGATTTtagccccccccaaaaaaaaaagggtatCATCTTCTTATATTGCTCTATCGACTTTATCGAGTTCGAATCATTAACGAAGATATATCATCAGACCCTTCTAAGTCAAATTTAAGTGAGACTAATCTAGTGTTATAATTGTAAGTACCCAATTTGAAGTCCTACTTACTTGTCATTCAAATAACCCAACTCCTTGGAAGCCTAATGCAAAAGGGTGCGTCTTCCACATAGCTGCTGTCCCTTGGAAAACTGTACAAAGACCTGTTCTTCTCTGAAAGTTACTGGGTCGCATGAGAGCATGAAGATGCTGAGGCTTACAAAGCAGAATCCAGCCAGAGAAGAAAGAGATGCAGGAGTCTTGTGATCGAGAAACAACAAAGCAGATGATATAATCACAAGCTTCTTATGTCGTTTCCTTTTACAGTAGATGCCACATACCGTACAATAGATTGTCTTTTCTAAATCACATCCATGCTCAAAAATTTGATATGCAATGGCACTGGGAGCAAGCAGTCTACTACTAACATGGTAACATTATATTTACCTCAGGATGACCTGTTGTGTTGACTGGGACTAGTAGTACTCGTGTTTGTTCCTTGCCTTAGTTGTTGTTCAGTAGTGGCCAACTGGGGAAAACATACACAGaagctctctctctttctcaacaATCTTCATTCACCATAGCGACAGAAGCTACTATCAGCAAAAGCAAAAGGAGCACAACCATGGACATCATGCTCAAGTTGACAACGCCTATTTAATGCACTCCTCCTCTTCACCGGCAGTGTTACTATGTGCAGCTATGATTCCTGGGCACCTGTGAAATTTGACAACCAGGTTTGGGTTGATAGATCTAATATAAAGTTCTCACCGACGGTGTGAATCTATCTATCTGTATGCTATCCAAAAGCCCCGTCATTTGTGGTGTTATCATATAGATATTTGAACGAGTGGCAACAGGAAAAAGGATACCGACAAATGAGAATTAGATTAATGGAGTAACTAAGTAAACTTGGGTTACATTTGATCACCCACTTATACAACTGCAGTAGGCAAATGGTGAGTGAGCTTACACATCGAGTTTAGCTTGCCAGGGTTATATCTTTGTTGTATTACAGTGTACCTATGGACATCCAGCGATTCAGCTACTGATCGATGGATGCGAGAGATGCAGAGGATCACATCGCGGTCATCTCACGAGTTGAAAGCGGCGATTAGTTTCTCCTTAGTGAGCTGCTCTGCGACCGGCGATTTCACCACAAACGTGTGCAGGACACTGTCGTTGTTTGAAGTCACACAGGAGTCCGCCACATTGATCTGTGAGTTCTTGAAAGCTTGGATGACCTCGGACACGGGGTGACTTTCCAGTGGGCAGGTCACGCGAACGATTACCTCGCCCTGAGCAACCTGGACGTCGATCTCAGGGCACTGCGACCGCCGCTTGTAGTCCATTAAGCACGGGTTGCCCCACATCTCCCTCTCGGCCTCCATCTCCTTGAGCTTCTTCTGGAGCTCCGTGATGTAGGATATGGCGTCGCCGAGCAGGGAGGCCTTGTCCATCTTCGATATGTTGGGCACCACGGCTCTCAGGGCGTAGAACCTCTGGTTGAGCTTCTCCCTCCTCTGGCGCTCGGCGTCCACGTGGTTGAGCGGCTCCTCCCTGCCATTGGCCGGTTTCCGGCCCCTCTTTCTCGGCCTCCGCTCTTCCGTCGTGCCTGGTGTATCTTCCTTGCACGGGGCCTCGACGTCGGAGAGCTCCGAGTCGAACGCGCCCAAACGACTTACCACGACGCCAAGGTCCGCCCCACCTGCTCTGAAATCGATTTGCCCGGACTGAGACAGCGGTTGCTGGCGCTGCTGCTGTTGCGGCTGCAGTTTCTGAGGCTGGAACGGGTTCGTTCTTGGACGGTCGTCCCTGACAACCCCGTTGACATGTCGAACATACGCTACGCTATTACCAAATTTCTGTTGATGAGAATTCACGTTGTGATTCTGATTCCATTCGAGCAACGCTGCAGCATCACCGAGCGGGTTCGCCTTGAGGTGGTCTCCGTGCCTCGCGATCATTTCCGATGGCGGCTTCTTCGCCTTCACGGCCGAAGTTGCCCTCCCGTCGAGCTGAGCACGTCCAAGGTTCAAATCACTTCCAAAGATCTTGGCATATTCGGCCGGGATGTGGCTGCTGGACCCAAAGCGCGAAGCCGAAACGTGAGAATTGTTCTCGTCCATCTTCTCGCCTACCGCTGCGGCCTTATTGCGGCCCTGACAGAACACGGACCTAATCTTGTGCAGCGTCTCGAAGCTCTCCAGCACGGGATCCACTGACCCCAATTCGAGCACTCCCGCGTCGAACGGCACGAAGACGATGGTCCGAAACCCCGCTGACCTTGCAAGAAACGCCCGCACGCAGTAATTGGCACATGCCGGCGATGCCAGCGCCGCCTCCGAGATCCATATGTGCTTCCCCGACGCGAGTGCCCTCCCAGGGGCGTCCTCCCCTTTGGGGAACGAGAAGTACATGGACGCCAGGAAGTACATCTCTGAGTCGGTGATGCGGTCCAGCTGGAGCGCGTAGTTCTCATCGTCGGAACCACCGGAGAGAGCGTGAAGCCTCTCGAGCACCCGCTTGCGCATCTCCTGGCGGGTAGCCTCCAGCGGGTGGCTTCGGGAGCCACCGTCCACCTCCTCCGCGTCCTCGAGCTCGCGACAGTGGCCATCACCCCAGCTGAGGACGAGATCGCCAGACTCGGACCGCGATATCTGCCAGAATATCGCATAGgcccaggaggaggaggaggcggcggagcgGCGGCCCTCGACGAGGTCCTGAAGCTTGTTCTGGAGGCCAGCGTCGCCGCAGCCGACAGCGGTTAGTTGGCTGTCGGAGGAGGTCTCGTGCCTGGAGCTGAGGAAGTGGAAGGCCTGGTGGCCGAGCACCGCCACCGCCATGTGCCGGTCGTCGTCCGACCAGAACGAGCCCCTCCCCATCCTGAACCCCCGTAAGCGTCCGCTTCGACGGCCTCAGAGATCTCGAAAGTCCACTTGCACCATTCCTTCCCAAGATCCCGTCTATACCAGACGAAGAAAGCGATGGCGACCGCTGTGGGGATTCCAGAAGATGAGAAGTGCAGGTCCCCGAAGTGTCGAGCTTTCAAGTCACGCGGAAACAGTACCCTGTGGTTATGGTAAAACGTGCAGCGAGCCAAGCGGAGCCAAGCCGAACGCACCGGCACGTCGGCTCAAGTTAGACAGACAGATATAGCGAAAGAAACGTGGTCTTTAGATTGGAGGGAAAGGCTCGTGCTAGTGTTAGGTGCGTCGTCGCAAAGATAGGGCACGTGGTATAGGATTCCTACACCACTATAGGTCTAATTGAAATCACCGAGAGGTCACATCCGACCCATACGTGAAATATCTCTCGTGGGTCCAACCACCTATTGTCAATCGTCAAATGATCTAATTGGAATTAAATCATATATATGGTTGATTAGCAAAGACCCGGACGCGTGTTCGTCGATCGTTGTGACGATCGGATTCGTAAACGAGATTCTTGGATGATCGCGGTTAAGAATTAGTAGAGATGGGGAATATGTCGTCAGGTAGAGTGCATTGGTAGGGATTGGGAATGCTTCGGAAGGAAACTAGAAGGCAGCGAGAGAGACCAACTATGTAGTGTGTGAAAGGTCAGGTCCAATTTTGGGTGGGGTCATGTTTGGAACCACCGGCGAGATTTTGATAGGTTGATGGTGGGTGACTATTCGTCGCTTAATGGTACGATGACAGCGTCGATCAGTAGCAGCCAAGAAGAAGAGATCACGATGAATCAGCGGGAACGAGACAGCTCAAGTAGTCCACCGTCAATCCTACACGTGGCCGCAGCAAGGACTTGGGAATCTTCCCTCCATCTTGACTCCGGAACAGAGTAAGTGTTATTTTGATCGGAACCATGCTTCGGAGCTGGACCGTCCAATGGCTGCGCCTCGACAGGCATCGACGTGACGACAGCGTGAGAACGGTGAACAGCATTGAATGGCCATGTCGCCTGCGACTCCGCCATTCCGTATTGCTCTGTTTCATTTGGTGGAAATACCGGTGCAGATTCCCGCTGGATTTGCGGTACAGATCCGATCAGGAGGGAGACAAATTAGAGGTAACATTTTTTCCTATTCTATGTGGAAGAATCGGGTACCTGTTAAAATTATCTACGATGGTCGACAGAAACTCGAGATCTCGACGATGGTGAAGTCACGAAACATTGGCGAAGAATTAATTGTGGGTCAACTGAAGAGCTGGTCCTTATCCCGGTGACATTTTAGGTAGCGGTGGTGGATGACTTGAAAAGGGGTTGTACAGGCAAACAGCCCATTAGTGGAAGCACGTCGTGTCATCCGCAGGGCCACTGTCCTTTGCACACGCCAGTTTGGAACAGCGGCGGTCTCGGAATCTGTGTACGTCATCATCTATCTCTAGGCAGGACTGAAACCATCGCCAATGCAGCTACGGTGCCGTGATCGGTCCACCCAGAACTCCCTCCTCCACGGCGTGCATGCTTTTGGCGTGATTATCGAGTCATTACGGAGAGCCAAACGtgaagagagcgagagagagagagagagatttctctAACGTTGGTAGAGAGGATGATGATTCATGTTGCCTTTCTGCGTGCGAGTGTTGTTCCAGAGGACAACACTCGGTTGCTATCGAATCTTGAGTTTCTATTTTCCTTTACTTCTTTTTGGCTTTGGTCTAGCTTTGAACGCCATGTCGCTGGGTGTTTCATTGTTGAAGGGAAAGAATCAGAATCGGGAGAGTGATttccttcaaaaataaaaaataaataaacaattcACATTTTAAGTATGTTTTAatcgatatttttttatttttttaatagtatAAAACTTACTATTTAAGATCTTTTTTTATTagtcataattattttttattattcatatttttttaaaaaaaaaataatatttctaacccctctaattttatttttactctcctcttcttttttcatTCTTATCGCCCCGCACATCTCTTGTCGACTCTCCTCATTGCTCGTTGTTAATGATTACTCCCCGCTATCACTATTCACCAGCCCATCTGTGTCATCGATCTTTCGCTATTATCTATCGTTGTCTCTACTAGTTGTAGAAGAGGAGGAAGTTAGTGTCGTCGATCATTAACTCCAACCTATTTGTTTGTCACCAATCTTCTATTAATGTTATTGTCGACTTTGCTAGTCCGAGCCTGCCCCTTGCAATCAATCTTCTACGGACATCGTCATCACTAGCTCTACATACTACAAAAGAGGAGTAAGTCGTTATCGTTGACACTAGTTCTCGATCAACTGGTTCTAGTCTGCCCATTATCATTGATCATCCActcagaagaggaagaaagaaaagaaaaaattagaTGAAGAAGAGAAAGATATTTTGGTATATTTATAAAGAGATATTTTaggtatattaaaaaaattaaaatgagattATAGATAGTAAAGTAAATAGTAATCTCTAATAGTATCTCTAATTTAAAATAGACATAAATTATCCTTAAAATAATTTTTCGTCTATTATAGTGTTTTGGCCTGATATAGTATTTTggccatcataataaaaatacaatAAGTCCTACTCGAAAATACTATAAATTATCTAAATTAATTTCTAGTCTTAATCAAACTAATTATAAGCCTAAAACTataatattttaatgatatataaATAATGATAACCAAAGAAGTGTAgaaaaatctaggggcaacatcacatgcgtagtagaagaacaaaaaataaaatttttaaatttttcaaaaaagtATTCATCATCATGCAAAGATCGGTGCTCAAAATCTATAAAACTGAAAATTAcgtatataaaaatttatattttacctagagagatcatatatccttgaatctctacagatccataggagaggatgaagaaggtcaagcatcttcctctctaacagtgatccacacagtaaggcTGTGACGATACTTGTCCAATCACTACCAAAAACTCTATGCCTGCTAtctaagaaggagaagaggagagaagaaTTAGAGGTGGGAACcaagaacctctagcctatggctgTTTGGTTCCCCCCTATTTATAGAataccctatcaacttaaccttaataaatcatatcctattgggtattggatcgtcatccaactatccaagcctcttagattagtggatctttatctaataatctctcattggctcttattggatctcattcataggatccaataattcaagggcttattggatatccaataacataggagctctagcggatatctcatatccgaacctctactcgtcacaacgcctaccatatgtgtgtaaccctctgagCATAATATTGAGCTGGTTGTGAggcatacatgttagaactccttctagctgagtgaattattatcccgataataattcactcgactcatcgattacaaaCGTACTATGCTACTATGCTGTagcccctagacgatataggggaatccaatctattagacctgtTTATCattaattaccatgtacctatagtccctcatctatctaatgctTCAGAGATCGTTTACCGAGCATGATACtattaggcccatatagtttctactcgagtctcactctaatcggattctcccggaaaactattttctctcaatccgaatgaccctgactatagatttgtctgagcaagaatatatgagatattcctttcatgacactgagagtggatgatcctctattgacactcaatagccctcgtaaggttggctaccactattGATGATCGACTatgttagatctagaacttctaggcctataagtctggtatcaaagagtggagtactcatacaggacatcattggtgtcttacgtctaaggaccaagtacactaCTGAGACAACGAAATCGctatttgataatgaggtatcattaaccatccagcattccatgagcggatcaatcagtgaacttattctcaaataagcacctatactgtaGCCCTAATATCTCAACAtgaacagctatgagaccaactgtctccatcatatgaatgtgtatatagcacaccaatctatccggttatctcgatgtcactTTCGAATAACCTATTACCAAGATTATTTAAgttctgtgtttaaaggtaaattagtttcattatcgtgatctcatcacgatccgatttctattTCACAAATCtataaacatcacaatatatatatatatatatatatgcaataagcaatataaagtgataaaatattaaaatataataagcaaaaagaatgcatatcatgtcatatgtACCATTATTCATGtaattgacttgtagggcacttatAACCAACAAGAGGTACAATATGACATCACTTATAGTGTTTTCCAATATCATTTATAATGTTCTCAGTaccttaataaaatattataaataatattcaaaaacactataaataagcCAAATGAAAACTATAGTAATTAAAACCTAATAAACATAATTTGACAATAAAATTTTGATGGgggtattttagatatttttaaattagagaAACTATCTAGAAAAAGGTAAAAGAGggaaaacctttttttttaaaaaaaaaaaaaatatatatatatatatatatatgtatatatatgtatatgcatatacatatatatacatatgtatatgtatatatatgtatatgcatatacatatatatacatatgtatatgtatataaatgtatatatatttatatatatgtatatgtatatacatatatatacatatgtatatgtatatatatgtatatgtatatacatatatatacatatgtatatgtatatacatatatatacatatgtatatgtatatatatatgtatatatatgtatatatatatatatatgtttatgtatatatatgtatatatatacatatacatatacacacacacacacacacatatatatatatatatatatgtatatatatatatatatgtatatatatatacatgtatacatatatatatatatatacatgtatatatatatatataaatatatatatacatgtatatatatatatgtatatatatacatgtatatatatacatatatatatatatatacatatatatatatacatacatacatatatatatacatacatatatatatacatacatatatatatacatacatatatatatacatacatatatatatacatacatatatatatatatacacacacatatatatatatatatatgtatatatatatatatatatgtatatatatatacatatatacatatatatatatatatacatgtatatatatatataaatatatatatacatgtatatatatatttatatatatatatacatgtatatatatatatatgtatacatgtatatatatatacatatatatatatatataaatatatatatacatgtatatatatatatgtatatatatacatgtatatatatacatatatatatatatatacatatatatatatacatacatacatatatatatacatacatatatatatacatacatatatatatacatacatatatatatacatacatatatatatatatacatatacatatatatatatatatacatatatatatatatatatacatatacatatatatatatatatatatatatatatatatatatatacatatacatatatatatatacatatacatgtatatatatatatatatacatatatatatatgtatatatatatatatatatacatatacatatacatatatatatatatatacatatatatatatacatatatatacatatacatatatatatacatatacatatatatatatatatacatatatatatatacatatatatatatatacatatatgtatatatatacatatatatatatatatacatatatatatatacatatatatatatatatatacatatatatatatatatgtatataca from Musa acuminata AAA Group cultivar baxijiao chromosome BXJ1-3, Cavendish_Baxijiao_AAA, whole genome shotgun sequence encodes the following:
- the LOC135624527 gene encoding transcription factor MTB1-like — protein: MGRGSFWSDDDRHMAVAVLGHQAFHFLSSRHETSSDSQLTAVGCGDAGLQNKLQDLVEGRRSAASSSSWAYAIFWQISRSESGDLVLSWGDGHCRELEDAEEVDGGSRSHPLEATRQEMRKRVLERLHALSGGSDDENYALQLDRITDSEMYFLASMYFSFPKGEDAPGRALASGKHIWISEAALASPACANYCVRAFLARSAGFRTIVFVPFDAGVLELGSVDPVLESFETLHKIRSVFCQGRNKAAAVGEKMDENNSHVSASRFGSSSHIPAEYAKIFGSDLNLGRAQLDGRATSAVKAKKPPSEMIARHGDHLKANPLGDAAALLEWNQNHNVNSHQQKFGNSVAYVRHVNGVVRDDRPRTNPFQPQKLQPQQQQRQQPLSQSGQIDFRAGGADLGVVVSRLGAFDSELSDVEAPCKEDTPGTTEERRPRKRGRKPANGREEPLNHVDAERQRREKLNQRFYALRAVVPNISKMDKASLLGDAISYITELQKKLKEMEAEREMWGNPCLMDYKRRSQCPEIDVQVAQGEVIVRVTCPLESHPVSEVIQAFKNSQINVADSCVTSNNDSVLHTFVVKSPVAEQLTKEKLIAAFNS